In Phaseolus vulgaris cultivar G19833 chromosome 10, P. vulgaris v2.0, whole genome shotgun sequence, a single genomic region encodes these proteins:
- the LOC137818424 gene encoding dirigent protein 22-like, protein MASKFLIFSLLVSFQVLTSTLANETGFVGTLNRKELGLHKKDKVSHFKFFFHERFTGSNATSVTVVPSLPNYTATSFGLVGITDNALTVGQEPNSKVVGRIEGLYAGTSQTEFNLLVVVNFLLTEGKYNGSTIAVLGRNRLSLKVRELPVIGGSGVFKFATGYAETKTLYLDADRSTIEYNIYVSHY, encoded by the coding sequence ATGGCTTCCAAATTTCTCATCTTCTCCCTACTTGTCTCTTTTCAAGTCCTCACTTCCACTCTGGCCAATGAAACTGGTTTCGTGGGTACCCTAAATCGTAAGGAATTAGGTTTACATAAAAAGGATAAGGTTAGCCATTTCAAGTTCTTCTTCCACGAGAGGTTTACCGGCAGCAACGCCACCTCAGTCACCGTGGTTCCTTCGCTCCCCAACTACACCGCCACTTCTTTCGGCCTGGTGGGGATCACAGACAACGCCCTCACAGTGGGACAAGAGCCAAACTCCAAGGTGGTCGGAAGAATTGAGGGGTTGTACGCCGGCACATCGCAAACGGAGTTCAATTTGTTGGTTGTTGTGAACTTTTTGTTGACCGAAGGGAAGTACAATGGCAGCACCATTGCCGTGTTGGGGAGGAACCGTCTCTCCCTTAAGGTGAGAGAGCTGCCTGTGATTGGAGGAAGTGGGGTTTTTAAATTTGCTACAGGTTATGCAGAAACCAAAACTCTTTACCTTGATGCAGATAGGTCTACAATTGAGTACAACATCTATGTTTCACATTACTGA